A single region of the Apodemus sylvaticus chromosome 7, mApoSyl1.1, whole genome shotgun sequence genome encodes:
- the Rexo2 gene encoding oligoribonuclease, mitochondrial produces MLGVSLGARLLRGVGGRRGQFGARGVSEGSAAMAAGESMAQRMVWVDLEMTGLDIEKDQIIEMACLITDSDLNILAEGPNLIIKQPDELLDSMSDWCKEHHGKSGLTKAVKESTVTLQQAEYEFLSFVRQQTPPGLCPLAGNSVHADKKFLDKHMPQFMKHLHYRIIDVSTVKELCRRWYPEDYEFAPKKAASHRALDDISESIKELQFYRNNIFKKKTDEKKRKIIENGETEKPVS; encoded by the exons ATGCTAGGCGTATCCCTGGGCGCCAGACTGTTGCGGGGCGTGGGTGGCAGGCGCGGGCAGTTCGGGGCGCGAGGTGTCAGCGAAGGTAGCGCAGCTATGGCGGCAGGGGAGAGCATGGCTCAGCGAATGGTCTGGGTGGACCTGGAG ATGACAGGATTGGACATTGAGAAGGATCAGATTATTGAGATGGCCTGTCTGATAACTGACTCTGATCTTAACATTTTGGCTGAA GGTCCCAACCTGATTATCAAACAGCCGGATGAGTTGCTGGACAGCATGTCAGATTGGTGCAAGGAGCATCATGGGAAG TCTGGCCTTACCAAGGCAGTGAAGGAGAGCACAGTTACACTGCAGCAGGCAGAGTAtgaatttctgtcctttgtaCGACAGCAGACTCCTCCGGGGCTCTGTCCACTTGCAG GGAACTCAGTTCATGCAGATAAGAAGTTTCTTGACAAACACATGCCCCAGTTCATGAAACATCTTCACTATAGAATAATCGATGTGAGCACTGTTAAAGAGCTATGCAG ACGCTGGTATCCAGAAGATTATGAATTTGCACCGAAGAAGGCTGCTTCTCACAG GGCACTGGATGACATTAGCGAAAGCATCAAAGAGCTTCAGTTTTACCGAAATaatatcttcaagaaaaagaCAGacgaaaagaagaggaaaattatagaaaatggagaaactgagaagCCCGTGAGTTGA